The Gemmatimonadota bacterium genome has a window encoding:
- a CDS encoding PIN domain-containing protein, protein MARYLLDSVIVIDHFNGVDAATEFLTAHGRDCVISVITRAETLAGFPPESEPLARELLDQFAALPVTAEVADAAARLRQHHGMKLPDAIQAAIAIQEGLSLVTRNTRDFKAGGPVVVTIPYRLPR, encoded by the coding sequence ATGGCGAGGTACCTGCTGGACTCGGTTATCGTCATCGACCACTTCAACGGCGTTGATGCAGCGACGGAGTTTCTGACCGCTCACGGTCGAGATTGCGTGATCTCCGTCATTACCCGCGCGGAGACGCTGGCTGGATTCCCTCCAGAATCGGAACCGTTGGCCCGCGAACTTCTTGATCAGTTTGCGGCGTTACCTGTTACCGCCGAAGTCGCCGATGCCGCCGCAAGATTGAGACAACACCACGGCATGAAACTTCCGGATGCGATACAGGCGGCCATAGCTATACAGGAAGGACTGTCCTTGGTCACTCGAAACACCCGAGACTTCAAGGCTGGCGGTCCGGTCGTGGTGACGATCCCCTATCGATTACCTCGATAA
- a CDS encoding ribbon-helix-helix domain-containing protein encodes MSKGLVRTVINLEDKQKAWLDREAALRRVSRASLIRQAVREYQAKERRGSDVSLHEALEQTAGIWQSGDGLEYQVRIRKEWH; translated from the coding sequence ATGAGCAAAGGACTAGTGAGAACAGTAATCAACCTGGAAGACAAGCAGAAGGCGTGGCTGGACCGAGAGGCTGCACTGCGACGCGTCTCCAGAGCCTCGTTGATTCGTCAGGCAGTCAGAGAATATCAGGCCAAGGAAAGACGAGGCTCGGATGTTTCATTGCATGAGGCACTCGAACAGACGGCAGGCATCTGGCAGTCCGGCGACGGCCTCGAGTACCAGGTGCGAATCCGCAAGGAATGGCATTGA